In Bradyrhizobium sp. 170, the DNA window CGTCGGACGCGCCGGACCTCTCGCGGACGCAGCTGCCCGCAACGCCTTCCCGGACCTGCTCGTCAAGGCGGTGCTGAGCATCGAAGATCGCCGCTTCTACCAGCATGTCGGGATCGATCCCATCGCAATGCTGCGCGCAGCGACGGTGAACCTCGATTCCGGCGGGGTTGTCCAGGGCGGGAGCACAATCACCCAGCAGCTCGTGAGGCTGCGCGGTCTTGTCGGGCGCGAACAGTCGATGAACCGCAAACTGCGCGAGGCATTCGCAGCGCTATGGCTCGACTTTCACATGGATAAGGACGCGATCCTCGCCGAATACCTGAACAGCGTCTATCTTGGCGGCGGAGCCTACGGAGTATTGTCCGGTGCTCGCGTGTATTTCGGAAAGGGGCTGGCCGCGCTTTCCTTGGCTGAAGCCGCCATGCTCGCCGGTCTGATTCAAGCGCCGTCGGCCTACAATCCAATCCGCAATCCTGAAGCCGCGCGTCAGCGGGCCGAACACGTGCTCGACGCGCCGTGCGAGGATGATGGTCGTGCAGGTAAAGCGCCAATGCGTGCCGAAACGCCTGATCGTCCAGAACGGCTTCCTCGAATAGACGTTCCTGAATTTCGCGCAACAGGTCCGGCCAGAGATGAAGGGCGCCGGAGCCGATCACCTCTGCGCGAATCGTATCGTGTTCTGGCTCATGAACATCGCCTTGCAGCCGCGTGGTGGACGGCGTGGCGGCAGCCTCCATTCACGGGATACCTTGTTCTCTTGCTGTCAAAGGACGATTTGTCAGCCAGGCCGGCTCCGCGCCATCGCGATGGCGACCGCCCTCGCAAGCCGCGAACCACGCCACGACAGCTCCCAGCAATATTGAAGTCGCGACCGAAAATGCCGCGATGATGGCGCTGCGCCGCGAACGGACAATCGCGGTCTTGGCGCTGGCGATGATGTTGTCGACGCGGCGTTCGACGTCGGGGCCTGCCAGCGCGGTAACGCCGCTCACCAACTGCACCAGATAGGCGCGGTCCTCGGCCGCGACGCCGCTGTGGCTGGAGGAGGTGAGCAGAACACGTCCGGCTTCCGCACGCTCCATCGCCGTCTCGGCATTGGGTGTTCGTCGCGCCGGACGGAACAGCCGGTCGAGTTCGTAACTCAACATCGGCTCCGCCGCACTGGCGGCGGGCGCGGTTTGGGTGGAAGGCGCACGCGCGAGGGTCGCGCTTCCGAGCAGAGCGGTGATGAGCACGGTCATGACGACGGCGATGGCCCAGGCAGCCAGGCCGTGGAGGCCGTCCCTGTACTCGACCTCACCGGCATCAGCGGCAGGCATGGTCGTTTGGATGCGGCCGGCAACGTAGCCGCCGAGGCCGAAACTGACCAGCGATACTAATATCAGATAGATGCCCGATAGCAGCCAAAGCGCCACCGAGGCGTCGCGCCAGGTCGGCGCGGAGGATGCCACGCCCAATCCGATGGCCGTTCCGAAGGCGATCAGAACGGCGGAAAGCGCCGTTGCGATCAACGCTCCTGCGATGGCAGGCGTCCAGCCAAGATAGCTGGGAGCTGCGATATGGCCCGGATAGATCCGTTCCTCTTCGATCGTGGTCATGGCAATTGCTCAACGAAGCCCGAAGAAGGAAAGGATGGCGAGGATTACTACGATCAGTCCAACGAGATAGATTAGCTGGTGCATGTCCCGCTCCTGGTTATTGAATTGGCTGGAAATGTAGGCGCGGCACATCGTGGGCCACGCCTTCAGCGCAGTCTCCATACGCTTCCTCTCAAGAGCACAATTCGGGAGAGCGAACCCTGTTCCAATCCGGTAAGGAGACGGGGCTCCTCCATCGGCCGCCGGCGGGATCGATTGGCTAAATAGGAAGGTGCTTAGCGTAAGCCGCCGCAGAAGCAGTTGTCAGCGCTCGACCGTCGCCAGGGGCCGATGGCCCGAGGACTGATCGGTGACCGCCGACATCGAACGTCGACCCGTGGCACGGGCAATCCTAGCAGGTCTCAAAACTGTTCCAGCGCAGGTGGTAATCAACCTGGATAGTCGATTCAGAAAATCGGCTTCGGTAAGGACCAGCGATGCATCGTCATCGAAATCGCCATGGGTACTTGATGATACAGCCATGGAAGGCCGAAAATGCGCCTCTCTGACCGAGGGCAACTTCTGCGGATAGACGACCGCCCGCCGATTTGGGCTATCGTGACCACCATAGCCCTGTTCGTAGCCGGCTTTCGGCCGCGGCGGCTGTCGCCGGTACCAGTCGATCATATGGGGCACCGGATGAAGGGCGCGGCCGTCTCGCAAGCGCGCCCTCGGAGATTTCGGCGCGCGGATGGAAGGACATTCTGCTCCGGGTTTTTCACAACAATCTCCGAACACCGGATCATTGCTCTGGCCGCCGGCGTGACGTTCTACACTCTGCTGGCCATATTTCCTGCCATCGCGGCCCTGGTCGCGATCTATGGGCTGTCTCGGACCCCGCAACGCTCACCGTTCATCTGGAGAAGCTGTCGGGCCTGCTGCCAGGAGGCGCGATCGATGTCATCCGGGACGAACTCACCCGGGTCGCATCCCAGCGTGGCAGCACGCTCGGGCTGACCTTCATCGTCGGACTTGCCGTATCCTTGTGGAGCGCGAACGCGGCGATGAAGTCGGTCTTCGACACGCTCAACGTCGCGTACGCCGAAACAGAGGCGCGAAGCCTCATCAAGCTGAACGCCATCTCGCTTGCGTTCACCGCGGCCGGCATTGTCTTCGTGCTAGTAGCCATCGCCGCTTTGGTCGTTCTGCCGTCCGCACTCAAATATCTAGAGCGGGATGGGTCTAGTTTGAATCGATTGAGGATTCCCAAATCGGAAGGCTTCTGATTCAACATGCTGGCTGGGAAGGAGGCCAGCATGGATGGGAAAACCCTATTCGAACGACCTTCGTGAGCGGGTGGTGAAGGCTGTCATCAAAGGCGGCCTGTCGAGGCATCAGGCGGCCGCCCAATTTGGGGTGGGCATCAGCACGGCGATCAACTGGGTACAGCGCTTCCACGAGACCGGCAGCGTCAAGCCGGACCAGATCGGCGGCTATAGGCCAAAGAAGATTGCGGGGCCGCACCGCGAATGGCTGATGCAACGGTGCCGGAAGGATTTTACCGTGCGCGGGCTGGTGGCCGAACTCGCTGTGCGTGGGCTCAAGGTCGATTACCGCACGATGTGGGAGTTCCTCCACGCTGAGAAGCTCAGTTACAAAAAAAGACGCTGATTGCCGCCGAGCAGGATCGTCCCGATGTTGCCCGTCGGCGGATGCAGTGGACCAAGTATCAGAATCGGATCGATCCCACTCGGCTGGTGTTCATCGACGAGACCTGGACCAAAACCAATATGGCGCCGCTACGGGGCTGGGCGCCGCGTGGTCAACGTCTCAAAGCCAAGGTGCCGCACGGCCGCTGGCACACCATGACCTTCATGGCCGCTTTGCGCCACGATCGCATCACCGCTCCCTGGTTCATCGAGGGGCCAATCAACGGCGAAGCCTTCCTTCTCTACATCGAGAAGGTTTTGGTTCCGACCCTGCGGCCCGGCGACATCGTGGTCATGGACAATCTTGGCTCGCACAAGGCCCGCGCCGTGCGTCGCGCCATCCGTGCCGCCGGCGCAAGACTCTTCTACCTGCCGAAATACTCGCCAGATCTCAACCCAATCGAGCAGTTCTTTGCCAAGTTCAAACACTGGCTGCGCAAAGCCGCGCAGCGAACCACCGAGGCCGTCTACGATGCTATCGCTCCAATCCTCGACACCGTATCACCGGCCGAATGCGCCAATTACTTCGCCAACGCCGGTTATGACCAAACCTAGACTCATCACGCTCTAGGCTTGTCGGAATTAGCAGAATTTCTTGTGTGGGC includes these proteins:
- a CDS encoding YihY/virulence factor BrkB family protein, encoding MGYRDHHSPVRSRLSAAAAVAGTSRSYGAPDEGRGRLASAPSEISARGWKDILLRVFHNNLRTPDHCSGRRRDVLHSAGHISCHRGPGRDLWAVSDPATLTVHLEKLSGLLPGGAIDVIRDELTRVASQRGSTLGLTFIVGLAVSLWSANAAMKSVFDTLNVAYAETEARSLIKLNAISLAFTAAGIVFVLVAIAALVVLPSALKYLERDGSSLNRLRIPKSEGF
- a CDS encoding IS630 family transposase (programmed frameshift); amino-acid sequence: MGKPYSNDLRERVVKAVIKGGLSRHQAAAQFGVGISTAINWVQRFHETGSVKPDQIGGYRPKKIAGPHREWLMQRCRKDFTVRGLVAELAVRGLKVDYRTMWEFLHAEKLSYKKTLIAAEQDRPDVARRRMQWTKYQNRIDPTRLVFIDETWTKTNMAPLRGWAPRGQRLKAKVPHGRWHTMTFMAALRHDRITAPWFIEGPINGEAFLLYIEKVLVPTLRPGDIVVMDNLGSHKARAVRRAIRAAGARLFYLPKYSPDLNPIEQFFAKFKHWLRKAAQRTTEAVYDAIAPILDTVSPAECANYFANAGYDQT